One genomic region from Rattus norvegicus strain BN/NHsdMcwi chromosome 10, GRCr8, whole genome shotgun sequence encodes:
- the Tbc1d24 gene encoding TBC1 domain family member 24 isoform X1, giving the protein MDSPGYNCFVDKDKMDASIQDLGPKELNYTELQELKQLARQGYWAQSHALRGKVYQRLIRDIPCRTVTPDASVYSDIVGKIVGKHSSSSLPLPEFVDNTQVPTYCLNPRGEGAVRKILLCIANQFPDISFCPALPAVVALLLHYSIDEAECFEKACRILSCNDPGKKLIDQSFLAFESSCMTFGDLVNKYCQAAHKLMVAVSEDVLQVYSDWQRWLFGELPLNYFARVFDVFLVEGYKVLYRVALAILKFFHKVRAGQPLESDNVKQDIRMFVKDIAKTVSPEKLLEKAFAIRLFSRKEIQLLQMANEKALRQKGITVKQKSVSLSKRQFVHLAVHAENFRSEIVSVKEMRDIWSWIPERFALCQPLLLFSSLQHGYSLSRFYFQCEGHEPTLLLIKTTQKEVCGAYLSTDWSERNKFGGKLSFFGTGECFVFRLQPEVQRYEWVVIKHPELTKAASFKSSEAAANPCLISHSVSSDPADRLSPFLAARHFNLPSKTESMFMAGGNDCLIIGGGGGQALYIDGDLNRGRTGHCDTFNNQPLCSESFLIAAVEAWGFQDPDTQ; this is encoded by the exons ATGGACTCCCCAGGGTACAATTGCTTTGTGGATAAGGACAAGATGGACGCGTCCATCCAGGACCTGGGGCCAAAGGAGCTGAACTACACCGAGCTACAGGAGCTGAAGCAGCTGGCGCGGCAGGGTTACTGGGCTCAGAGCCACGCCCTGCGGGGGAAAGTGTACCAGCGTCTGATCCGGGACATCCCCTGCCGCACGGTCACACCCGACGCCAGCGTGTACAGCGACATCGTGGGGAAGATTGTGGGCAAGCACAGCAGCAGTAGCTTGCCCCTGCCTGAGTTTGTAGACAACACTCAGGTGCCCACCTACTGCCTGAACCCGCGGGGTGAGGGGGCCGTGCGCAAGATCCTCCTGTGCATCGCCAACCAGTTCCCCGACATCTccttctgccctgccctgcccgcGGTGGTGGCCTTGCTGCTACACTACAGCATTGACGAGGCCGAGTGCTTTGAAAAGGCCTGCCGCATCTTGTCCTGCAACGACCCCGGCAAGAAGCTCATTGACCAGAGCTTCCTGGCCTTCGAGTCTTCCTGTATGACGTTTGGAGACCTGGTGAACAAGTACTGCCAGGCAGCCCACAAACTGATGGTGGCCGTGTCAGAGGACGTTCTGCAGGTCTACTCTGACTGGCAGAGATGGCTCTTTGGGGAGCTGCCCCTCAACTACTTTGCCCGCGTTTTCGACGTCTTCCTTGTAGAAGGCTACAAGGTACTGTACCGAGTCGCTCTGGCCATCCTCAAGTTCTTCCACAAGGTGAGAGCAGGACAGCCCCTTGAGTCAGACAATGTAAAGCAAGACATCCGGATGTTTGTCAAGGACATTGCCAAGACAGTGTCCCCTGAGAAACTACTAGAGAAGGCCTTTGCCATCCGCCTGTTTTCCCGCAAGGAGATTCAGCTCTTGCAAATGGCCAATGAGAAAGCCCTGAGGCAGAAGGGTATTACTGTCAAACAGAAGAG TGTCTCACTTTCTAAAAG GCAGTTTGTACACTTGGCTGTCCATGCAGAGAACTTCCGCTCAGAGATTGTCAGTGTGAAGGAGATGAGAGACATTTGGTCCTGGATCCCTGAGCGCTTCGCCCTCTGCCAACCCCTCCTGCTCTTCTCGTCGCTGCAGCATGGGTACAGCCTAAGCAG GTTCTATTTCCAGTGCGAAGGACATGAGCCCACACTCCTGCTCATCAAGACCACTCAAAAGGAG GTTTGTGGGGCTTACCTGTCAACAGACTGGAGTGAGCGGAATAAGTTCGGAGGCAAGCTGAGCTTCTTTGGGACTGGAGAATGCTTTGTTTTTAGG CTGCAGCCGGAGGTGCAGCGCTATGAGTGGGTGGTCATCAAGCACCCAGAACTGACCAAGGCAGCATCCTTCAAGTCCTCAGAGGCTGCAGCCAATCCTTGCCTCATCAGCCACTCCGTCTCTTCAGACCCTGCCGACCGGCTCTCTCCTTTCCTGGCTGCCCGGCACTTCAACCTGCCCTCCAAGACCGAGTCCATGTTCATGGCTGGGGGCAACGACTGCCTCATCATTG GGGGAGGAGGTGGCCAAGCACTCTACATCGATGGGGATCTGAACCGAGGGCGCACCGGACACTGTGACACGTTCAACAACCAGCCCCTGTGCTCGGAGAGCTTCCTCATCGCGGCCGTGGAGGCTTGGGGCTTCCAAGACCCCGACACCCAGTGA
- the Tbc1d24 gene encoding TBC1 domain family member 24 isoform X2: MDSPGYNCFVDKDKMDASIQDLGPKELNYTELQELKQLARQGYWAQSHALRGKVYQRLIRDIPCRTVTPDASVYSDIVGKIVGKHSSSSLPLPEFVDNTQVPTYCLNPRGEGAVRKILLCIANQFPDISFCPALPAVVALLLHYSIDEAECFEKACRILSCNDPGKKLIDQSFLAFESSCMTFGDLVNKYCQAAHKLMVAVSEDVLQVYSDWQRWLFGELPLNYFARVFDVFLVEGYKVLYRVALAILKFFHKVRAGQPLESDNVKQDIRMFVKDIAKTVSPEKLLEKAFAIRLFSRKEIQLLQMANEKALRQKGITVKQKRQFVHLAVHAENFRSEIVSVKEMRDIWSWIPERFALCQPLLLFSSLQHGYSLSRFYFQCEGHEPTLLLIKTTQKEVCGAYLSTDWSERNKFGGKLSFFGTGECFVFRLQPEVQRYEWVVIKHPELTKAASFKSSEAAANPCLISHSVSSDPADRLSPFLAARHFNLPSKTESMFMAGGNDCLIIGGGGGQALYIDGDLNRGRTGHCDTFNNQPLCSESFLIAAVEAWGFQDPDTQ; encoded by the exons ATGGACTCCCCAGGGTACAATTGCTTTGTGGATAAGGACAAGATGGACGCGTCCATCCAGGACCTGGGGCCAAAGGAGCTGAACTACACCGAGCTACAGGAGCTGAAGCAGCTGGCGCGGCAGGGTTACTGGGCTCAGAGCCACGCCCTGCGGGGGAAAGTGTACCAGCGTCTGATCCGGGACATCCCCTGCCGCACGGTCACACCCGACGCCAGCGTGTACAGCGACATCGTGGGGAAGATTGTGGGCAAGCACAGCAGCAGTAGCTTGCCCCTGCCTGAGTTTGTAGACAACACTCAGGTGCCCACCTACTGCCTGAACCCGCGGGGTGAGGGGGCCGTGCGCAAGATCCTCCTGTGCATCGCCAACCAGTTCCCCGACATCTccttctgccctgccctgcccgcGGTGGTGGCCTTGCTGCTACACTACAGCATTGACGAGGCCGAGTGCTTTGAAAAGGCCTGCCGCATCTTGTCCTGCAACGACCCCGGCAAGAAGCTCATTGACCAGAGCTTCCTGGCCTTCGAGTCTTCCTGTATGACGTTTGGAGACCTGGTGAACAAGTACTGCCAGGCAGCCCACAAACTGATGGTGGCCGTGTCAGAGGACGTTCTGCAGGTCTACTCTGACTGGCAGAGATGGCTCTTTGGGGAGCTGCCCCTCAACTACTTTGCCCGCGTTTTCGACGTCTTCCTTGTAGAAGGCTACAAGGTACTGTACCGAGTCGCTCTGGCCATCCTCAAGTTCTTCCACAAGGTGAGAGCAGGACAGCCCCTTGAGTCAGACAATGTAAAGCAAGACATCCGGATGTTTGTCAAGGACATTGCCAAGACAGTGTCCCCTGAGAAACTACTAGAGAAGGCCTTTGCCATCCGCCTGTTTTCCCGCAAGGAGATTCAGCTCTTGCAAATGGCCAATGAGAAAGCCCTGAGGCAGAAGGGTATTACTGTCAAACAGAAGAG GCAGTTTGTACACTTGGCTGTCCATGCAGAGAACTTCCGCTCAGAGATTGTCAGTGTGAAGGAGATGAGAGACATTTGGTCCTGGATCCCTGAGCGCTTCGCCCTCTGCCAACCCCTCCTGCTCTTCTCGTCGCTGCAGCATGGGTACAGCCTAAGCAG GTTCTATTTCCAGTGCGAAGGACATGAGCCCACACTCCTGCTCATCAAGACCACTCAAAAGGAG GTTTGTGGGGCTTACCTGTCAACAGACTGGAGTGAGCGGAATAAGTTCGGAGGCAAGCTGAGCTTCTTTGGGACTGGAGAATGCTTTGTTTTTAGG CTGCAGCCGGAGGTGCAGCGCTATGAGTGGGTGGTCATCAAGCACCCAGAACTGACCAAGGCAGCATCCTTCAAGTCCTCAGAGGCTGCAGCCAATCCTTGCCTCATCAGCCACTCCGTCTCTTCAGACCCTGCCGACCGGCTCTCTCCTTTCCTGGCTGCCCGGCACTTCAACCTGCCCTCCAAGACCGAGTCCATGTTCATGGCTGGGGGCAACGACTGCCTCATCATTG GGGGAGGAGGTGGCCAAGCACTCTACATCGATGGGGATCTGAACCGAGGGCGCACCGGACACTGTGACACGTTCAACAACCAGCCCCTGTGCTCGGAGAGCTTCCTCATCGCGGCCGTGGAGGCTTGGGGCTTCCAAGACCCCGACACCCAGTGA